One Candidatus Limnocylindrales bacterium genomic window, AGCGAAGGCGTGTTCGAGAACTTCGCCGAAAGCGAGATCATCCACCTCTGGTCGGTTGAGAGCATGGCCGCCTACGATGCCGCGACGGCTTCGCTGCGCGGCGACTCGGAGTTCCTGGCATTCGCTGCGGGCGCCGCCGAGCTGCTCATCACCGAGCGCAAGGAGTACTGGCGCGCGCTGACGCCGACCCGCCCCTGAGCGTCTACCAGCGATCCCAGTGGACGAACTCCTCGAGCGGCCTGCGTCGCACGGGCCCGAACGGCTTCTCCGGCCAGCCCAGAGGTATGGAGACCGCAATGCGGGCCTCGGCCGGTATCGAAAGAATGGATCGCACGCCGGCCTCCGCCAGCATGTGATAGGTCGTGAACGTCGCGCCGAGGCCGAGCGCGCGCGCGGCCAGCAGAATGTTCTGCGCGGCCGGATAAACCGCCGGCCAGATCCAGCCCTCCGTCGGTGCGCCCGGCGGATAAACCGGCCGCCCGCACACGAAGATCCAGGCCGGCACCTTTTCGATCGACTCCACGAGATGGTGCGCGCCGGCGAGCATGCGCCGACGCGTCGCGTCGCCCTGCTCGGGGATCGGGGGCAGCACGGCTTGAATGGCCGGACGCATGACAGCCGCCAGCGCATCGAGCGTCGCGCGGTCGCGAACGACGACGAAATCCCATCCCTGGGAGTTGCCTGGGCTGGGTGCGCAGATGGCGGCCTCCAGGACGGTGACGATGAGTTCGTGCGGCACCGGATCGCTGCGCAGATAGCGCATCGCCCGGCATGTGTGCATCGCTTCCAGGACGTCCATCGAGTTGCTCCAAGGCTCGGCGTCGCATAATGAAGTCCGGTGCCTACGGCGGCAACCCGCCCGCGCCAATGCGCAGCGGCCGATGCCGCACCGGCCTCGGTTGACACGAACGGCTTCGTCCCCGGAAGCCAACCATCCGAAGGAGCATGAGAAGAGAAGCCATGAGAAAAGCTGCTGTATTGGCCGTTCTGTGTTCGTTCTCGCTGGCGGCGTGCCTCGCACCGGGTGCGGATTCGAACAGGAGGCCTCCCCGCCTGACAGAAGGCCGCATGAACATGGCAAAGATCGGCGGAAAGCCCCTGCCCGTGTTCGAGTTCAATGCGCGCGTGGCCGAGGAAGAGAACAAGATCGTCAAGTCCAAGGTCTACTTCTCCACCGAAGGCGAGATGTACAAGCAGGGCGACGAGGGTGCCGAGCTGATCGACCCGAAGACCCTGGATGGCGAGTACGTTCGCAACGTCCACCAGCTCCGGGCCACGGTCGATCCAGCCAAGGACGAAGCGCTCGCGACCTATCTCAACAGCCCCGATGCCAAGGTGGCATTCCAGTGGGAAGTGGAGTGGAGCGCGCCCGAAAGCGAGGAGGTCAACAAGACCCGCTCGCCCGTCTACGTCACCGACAACAAGACCATCGCCAGCGCGGGCCTGGCCCGCGAGATTCCCGCAGGCGGCAAATGACGTGACGGGCGCGGCGACCCGTTCGCCGCGCCCGTCGCTTTGCGCGCCTCGGGCTGCAAGGAATCTTCGATGGGCCACCGAAACCAGAACAATGCGCAGGCCAACAAGACCCTCCGCACGCGCTGTTCGTCCTGTGCGGCCGACATCCCGACCGACGTCAGTACCGACCCGACGGACCGGCAGACCTGGGCGCTGGTCGGGCGGCAGGGCGGCGCGGCCTCCATTTTCCCCGTCTGCGCGAAATGCTACGGCCAAGGCTGGCGGCCTCCAGGCTACGAAGGCGCGTGAGCGCCATGGCGCGGAAAGCGATGCCGCTGCGCGGGCAAAACCGCTACTATGCACCTGTCCCCGTCGAACGTGACGGTGGCGCTGCGAGGACGCGTTGACCATAGAGGTGACCAGGCCCGTCACGGTCTTGATGGCCGATGACGACGAAGACGACCGCATGCTGGCACGCGACGCGTTCGCCGAGTGTGCGGGCGCGCTGGATCTCCGCTGCGTCGAAGACGGCGAAGATCTTCTCGAATACCTCCGCCAGCGCGGCCCCTACGCCCAGCCCGGCTCCGCGCCCGCTCCCTCGCTGATCCTTCTGGACCTGAACATGCCGCGCAAGGACGGCCGCGAGGCGCTGGCCGAGATCAAGGCCGACCCGGTCCTGCGCCGCATCCCGGTGGTCGTGTTGACGACCTCGAAGGCCGAAGAGGACATTCTGCGCAGCTACGACCTCGGCGTCAGTTCCTTCATCAGCAAGCCGGTGACCTACGAGGCGCTGGTCCGGCTGGTCGAAACGCTGTCGCACTACTGGTTCGAAACGGTCGAGTTGCCCGGTCACCGCCAGAAATCCAAGTAGCCTCCTGCCTTGTCGGCGCTGCGCCGGCCCTGCGACGCGCGCATTCGCTCGACGCTGTGCACGCCAGGCATGATGACGGCGCGCCAGGCTCGACGGCCGCAGCGCAGTGCGGCCCCCGCTCAGGAAGCCGCAGCGGCGCTTCCAGGCGGCGCCGGAGGCGTACCCGCTTCCGTGTCGCTGCTGCCGTGCTCGGCCGGAAGCAGGATCCGGAAGGTCGCGCCCTGCCCCGGCGCGCTGTGCGCGGTGATGTTGCCGCCGTGACGCTCGACGATGCGCCGCACGATGGCCAGCCCGATGCCCGATCCTCCGTACTCGCTGCGCCCGTGCAGGCGCTGGAACGGCGCGAAAATGCGCTCGGCATGATGCTGCTCGAAGCCGATGCCGTTGTCGGAAACGGTGATGCAGAAGGCGGGTCGCGACCCGATCA contains:
- a CDS encoding response regulator — translated: MTRPVTVLMADDDEDDRMLARDAFAECAGALDLRCVEDGEDLLEYLRQRGPYAQPGSAPAPSLILLDLNMPRKDGREALAEIKADPVLRRIPVVVLTTSKAEEDILRSYDLGVSSFISKPVTYEALVRLVETLSHYWFETVELPGHRQKSK
- a CDS encoding nitroreductase family protein, translating into MDVLEAMHTCRAMRYLRSDPVPHELIVTVLEAAICAPSPGNSQGWDFVVVRDRATLDALAAVMRPAIQAVLPPIPEQGDATRRRMLAGAHHLVESIEKVPAWIFVCGRPVYPPGAPTEGWIWPAVYPAAQNILLAARALGLGATFTTYHMLAEAGVRSILSIPAEARIAVSIPLGWPEKPFGPVRRRPLEEFVHWDRW